Proteins encoded in a region of the Devosia sp. RR2S18 genome:
- the lptB gene encoding LPS export ABC transporter ATP-binding protein, protein MYGQPGRPGDGSVHLAMNDPQSKPRVDQTGWLVAHNLAKSFGKRVVVRDVSIAVRRGEAVGLLGPNGAGKTTVFTMIMGLVKPDKGDISLDGQAITRLPLFQRGRLGIGYLPQEPSIFRGLTVSGNIMAVLENHVKGKREREARLESLLQEFSITHLAKSSALALSGGERRRVEIARALAADPAFMLLDEPFAGVDPIAVKEVKGLVRQLTQRGIGVLITDHAVRETLGLVDRAYVIHGGKVMIQGRPETISADPDARRVYLGENFAI, encoded by the coding sequence ATTTACGGGCAACCAGGGCGGCCGGGTGACGGGAGTGTTCACCTCGCAATGAACGACCCCCAGTCCAAGCCGCGCGTCGACCAGACCGGTTGGCTGGTCGCCCACAACTTAGCCAAAAGTTTCGGCAAACGCGTCGTGGTGCGCGATGTCTCCATCGCCGTCCGCCGGGGCGAGGCGGTTGGACTGCTTGGGCCCAATGGGGCGGGCAAGACGACCGTCTTCACCATGATCATGGGGCTGGTCAAACCCGACAAGGGCGATATCAGCCTCGATGGACAGGCGATTACCCGCCTGCCGCTGTTCCAGCGCGGGCGCCTCGGCATCGGCTATCTGCCGCAGGAGCCGTCCATTTTCCGCGGGCTGACCGTCAGCGGCAACATCATGGCCGTGCTGGAAAACCATGTGAAGGGCAAGCGCGAACGCGAAGCGCGCCTCGAATCGCTGCTGCAGGAATTCTCGATCACGCACCTTGCCAAATCCAGTGCCCTGGCCCTTTCGGGTGGCGAGCGGCGGCGTGTTGAAATCGCCCGCGCCCTGGCGGCCGATCCCGCCTTCATGCTGCTCGACGAACCCTTCGCCGGCGTCGATCCAATTGCCGTCAAGGAAGTCAAAGGGCTCGTGCGCCAGCTGACGCAACGGGGTATCGGCGTGCTGATTACCGACCACGCCGTGCGCGAGACCCTGGGCCTCGTGGATCGCGCCTATGTGATCCATGGTGGCAAGGTGATGATCCAGGGGCGGCCTGAAACCATCAGCGCCGACCCTGACGCACGGCGCGTTTACCTGGGTGAAAATTTCGCGATCTAG
- the rpoN gene encoding RNA polymerase factor sigma-54 encodes MALSPRLEFRQAQSLTLTPQLMQSIRLLQLSHLELSTFVDEELLRNPLLEREDGAEPGEASDVPEPQGEVAAYEDTFERSERIGDAESIADGYDTAVENIFPEQGPSEGAAPVSRLDRNGSSEGGEAPDIDQYVASRPLLSDHLMAQANMILRTTADRLIARYLVDSLNEAGYLVADLDAIAEQLGAERADIEAVLEALQGCDPIGVFARSVPECLAIQLRDRDRLDPIMQALLDNLDLLAEHNMVGLMRAIGCDREDLLDMLAELRQLDPKPGLAFDSGPVESVVPDVFVRRGPDGAWQIELNSEVLPRVLVNRVYYASVTKKTRDTAEKSFLSDCLATANWLTKSLDQRAQTILKVAAEIVRQQDGFLVHGIAHLRPMTLRNVAETIDMHESTVSRVTSNKYIATPRGLFEMKYFFTTAIASSDGGSDHSAEAVRHRIRQLIDAEAADGVLSDDTIAAMLKKEQGIDVARRTVAKYREGMNIASSVIRRRQKKNLAQVD; translated from the coding sequence ATGGCACTTTCGCCGCGTCTGGAATTTCGTCAGGCGCAAAGCCTGACACTGACGCCGCAATTGATGCAGTCCATCCGGCTGCTGCAGCTGAGCCATCTGGAGCTCAGCACCTTCGTCGACGAGGAATTGCTGCGCAATCCGCTCCTCGAGCGTGAAGATGGCGCCGAGCCGGGCGAAGCCAGCGACGTTCCTGAACCGCAGGGTGAAGTTGCCGCGTACGAAGACACGTTCGAGCGCAGCGAGCGCATTGGTGACGCTGAGTCCATTGCTGACGGCTACGACACTGCGGTCGAGAACATCTTTCCCGAACAGGGCCCCTCCGAAGGCGCGGCGCCCGTCAGTCGCCTGGATCGGAACGGGAGCAGCGAGGGCGGGGAAGCGCCCGACATCGATCAATATGTCGCCTCCCGGCCGCTCCTGTCGGATCACCTGATGGCGCAGGCCAATATGATCCTGCGCACCACCGCCGACAGGCTGATTGCGCGCTATCTGGTCGATAGCCTCAACGAGGCCGGTTATCTTGTGGCGGATCTCGATGCCATCGCCGAGCAGTTGGGCGCCGAACGCGCCGATATCGAAGCCGTGCTTGAAGCCCTGCAGGGTTGCGACCCCATCGGGGTATTCGCCCGGTCGGTGCCGGAGTGCCTGGCCATCCAGCTACGCGACCGCGACCGGCTCGACCCGATCATGCAGGCGCTGCTCGATAACCTCGACCTTCTCGCCGAGCACAACATGGTCGGTCTGATGCGCGCCATCGGCTGCGATCGGGAGGACCTCCTCGACATGCTGGCCGAGCTGCGCCAGCTCGATCCCAAGCCCGGTCTGGCCTTCGACTCAGGGCCGGTTGAGTCGGTGGTGCCGGACGTCTTCGTGCGCCGCGGACCGGACGGCGCCTGGCAGATCGAGCTCAACAGCGAAGTGCTGCCGCGGGTGCTGGTCAACCGCGTCTATTATGCGAGCGTCACCAAAAAGACCCGCGATACCGCCGAAAAGAGCTTTCTGTCGGATTGTCTCGCCACCGCCAACTGGCTGACCAAGAGCCTCGACCAGCGGGCCCAGACCATCCTCAAGGTGGCTGCCGAAATCGTGCGCCAGCAGGACGGCTTTTTGGTGCATGGAATAGCCCATCTGCGTCCCATGACCCTGCGCAATGTGGCTGAGACCATCGACATGCATGAGTCCACGGTCAGCCGCGTCACCTCGAACAAGTACATCGCCACCCCGCGCGGGCTGTTCGAGATGAAGTATTTCTTCACCACCGCGATCGCTTCGAGCGATGGTGGCAGCGACCATTCGGCCGAAGCGGTACGGCACCGCATTCGGCAGCTGATCGACGCAGAGGCTGCCGATGGCGTTCTGTCGGACGACACCATTGCAGCCATGCTCAAGAAGGAGCAGGGGATCGACGTCGCCCGCCGAACCGTCGCCAAATACCGGGAGGGCATGAACATTGCCTCCTCCGTAATCCGCCGGCGCCAAAAGAAAAACCTTGCTCAGGTCGACTGA
- a CDS encoding HPF/RaiA family ribosome-associated protein: MSLRVSGKNMDVGDALRGTAEEHFEDVVGKYFDGGYDGHLTLQPDGSGFRADCVVHLDTGVVLQASAAGGDPTSAYQIMSQHIEKRLRRYNRRLKQHRRGNGNTAGGDGLSAQYTVFGAFDDVDEVAEDYAPPVVAESTQNLRQMSVEEAVMELDFTGNPVVMFRHAGHGGLNVVYRRADGNIGWIDPALSAN, translated from the coding sequence ATGAGCTTACGGGTTTCGGGAAAGAACATGGATGTTGGCGATGCCCTGCGCGGCACTGCCGAGGAGCATTTCGAGGACGTCGTCGGTAAGTATTTCGATGGCGGCTATGATGGCCATCTAACCCTGCAACCTGATGGGTCGGGCTTCCGCGCCGATTGCGTCGTCCATCTCGATACCGGCGTGGTCTTGCAGGCCAGCGCTGCGGGTGGCGACCCTACCTCGGCCTACCAGATCATGTCGCAGCACATTGAAAAGCGCCTGCGCCGCTACAATCGGCGGCTCAAGCAGCACCGGCGCGGGAATGGCAACACGGCGGGCGGCGACGGCCTGTCCGCCCAGTATACCGTCTTTGGCGCCTTTGATGATGTCGATGAAGTCGCCGAGGACTACGCCCCGCCCGTCGTGGCCGAGAGCACGCAGAATCTGCGCCAGATGAGTGTCGAGGAAGCGGTGATGGAACTCGACTTCACTGGCAACCCGGTGGTGATGTTCCGCCATGCTGGACATGGTGGGCTGAATGTGGTCTACCGCCGCGCTGACGGCAATATAGGCTGGATCGATCCGGCCTTGAGCGCCAATTGA
- a CDS encoding PTS sugar transporter subunit IIA, translated as MELADILAERAVLICTDVPNKHKLLHILSDRAAELTGHTAEEIFSAVASREELGSTGLGNGIAVPHGKISGLKSVTAVFARLEQPIDFDAVDEQPVDLVVMLLAPVGAGADHLKALSRVARLLRTEEVVDELRRGSDPAALHGVLTRPVETNFAA; from the coding sequence ATGGAATTGGCCGATATTTTGGCTGAGCGCGCCGTGCTGATTTGCACGGACGTGCCCAACAAGCACAAATTGTTGCATATACTGAGCGATCGCGCCGCCGAATTGACCGGACATACGGCCGAGGAAATCTTCTCGGCCGTCGCCAGCCGCGAGGAACTCGGCTCGACGGGACTGGGCAACGGCATTGCCGTTCCGCACGGCAAGATCTCCGGCCTCAAATCGGTTACGGCGGTTTTTGCCCGGCTCGAGCAGCCCATTGATTTTGACGCCGTGGACGAACAGCCAGTCGATCTGGTGGTTATGCTGCTGGCGCCCGTTGGCGCGGGGGCAGATCACCTCAAGGCGCTCTCCCGCGTAGCCCGCTTGCTGCGCACCGAAGAGGTGGTGGACGAACTGCGTCGTGGTTCGGACCCTGCTGCGCTGCACGGCGTGTTGACTCGGCCCGTTGAGACCAATTTCGCCGCTTGA
- a CDS encoding DUF1150 family protein, which produces MYEKRSHEAISDQLIHPLKSLTRAQFAALGGDAVAYVRPVSGAILADMITNAEFDHATFYQLVMSADGTPLLVTDTEDAVVDWLGDKNLGLATVH; this is translated from the coding sequence ATGTATGAAAAGCGTAGCCATGAGGCCATTTCGGATCAGTTGATCCATCCCCTGAAGTCCCTGACGCGCGCGCAGTTCGCGGCCTTGGGCGGTGACGCAGTAGCCTATGTTCGGCCGGTGAGTGGCGCCATCCTGGCCGACATGATCACCAATGCTGAATTCGACCACGCCACCTTTTACCAGCTCGTGATGTCCGCAGACGGCACGCCGCTGCTGGTGACCGACACCGAAGATGCGGTGGTGGACTGGCTTGGCGACAAGAATCTGGGGCTCGCCACTGTTCACTAG
- a CDS encoding Hsp20 family protein, which translates to MSRISVFSAPFLLGFDSFEERVDRLAKSADGYPPYNIERTVDADGTEHFLVSIAVAGFAAGELEVMAEDNQIVVRGKQKDDPNRQYLHRGIAARQFQRSFLLADGMVVKDATLGHGMLVVAIERPKTPKTARRIDIRSV; encoded by the coding sequence ATGTCGCGTATTTCGGTGTTTTCCGCTCCCTTTCTCCTGGGCTTTGACAGCTTTGAGGAGCGCGTGGACCGCCTTGCCAAATCGGCCGATGGCTACCCGCCTTATAACATCGAGCGCACGGTGGATGCGGATGGCACGGAGCACTTCCTGGTCTCCATTGCTGTCGCCGGCTTTGCCGCGGGTGAGCTCGAAGTGATGGCCGAGGACAACCAGATCGTGGTTCGCGGCAAGCAGAAGGACGATCCCAATCGGCAGTACCTGCACCGCGGCATTGCCGCGCGGCAGTTCCAGCGATCGTTCCTGTTGGCCGATGGCATGGTCGTGAAGGATGCAACTTTAGGGCATGGTATGCTCGTTGTTGCTATAGAGCGCCCCAAGACGCCCAAGACTGCCCGACGTATCGATATTCGCTCAGTATGA
- a CDS encoding glycosyltransferase family 2 protein, translating into MDQTIAIITPAFGAEKTIASTVQSVLNQTYPHWQLWLIADDGQDYEALLGSAGLVDPRLRFLASGGLGRGASAARNVALAAITTPYAAILDADDRFKPNKLERAVPALAEHPIVSTALDVMSEQLAHLRYVGRGPDRVLGSSAHKWVNLSMDSMIVWDRRRANGRYDPTMSNMTDLEFLLQLFRTSRTSFHLGEPLHDYVKRSGSMSNGKNVAAGMVASKTTLLRRLESGYYEGLRDEDGEGVAAFLRVSLEAEAQYEAALAAHPGLLFEDHLEPMLLEAREPLP; encoded by the coding sequence ATGGACCAGACAATTGCCATCATTACCCCGGCGTTTGGGGCCGAGAAGACCATCGCAAGCACGGTGCAAAGCGTGCTCAACCAGACCTACCCGCACTGGCAGCTCTGGCTCATTGCCGATGACGGCCAGGATTACGAGGCATTGCTGGGGAGCGCCGGACTTGTGGACCCGCGGCTTCGATTTCTCGCCAGCGGCGGCCTGGGTCGAGGCGCGTCGGCGGCAAGAAATGTGGCGCTTGCTGCGATCACCACCCCTTATGCAGCCATTCTCGATGCCGACGATCGGTTCAAACCGAATAAGCTGGAACGGGCAGTTCCAGCGCTCGCCGAGCACCCGATCGTCAGCACCGCCCTGGACGTGATGAGCGAGCAACTTGCCCACCTGCGCTATGTCGGCCGGGGACCGGATCGGGTTCTGGGGTCCAGTGCGCACAAATGGGTGAACCTCTCGATGGACTCCATGATCGTGTGGGATCGGCGCCGCGCTAACGGCCGCTACGATCCAACCATGAGCAACATGACGGACCTGGAATTCCTCCTCCAGCTCTTCCGGACCAGCCGCACCTCGTTCCACCTGGGCGAGCCGCTGCATGACTACGTGAAGCGGTCGGGCTCGATGAGCAACGGCAAGAATGTCGCCGCCGGCATGGTTGCCTCCAAAACAACGCTGCTCCGGCGCCTGGAAAGTGGCTATTACGAAGGCCTCCGGGATGAGGACGGTGAGGGCGTCGCTGCCTTTCTCCGCGTCTCGCTGGAAGCCGAGGCTCAATATGAAGCGGCATTGGCCGCCCACCCCGGCTTGCTCTTTGAAGACCATCTCGAACCGATGCTGCTGGAGGCGCGTGAGCCCTTGCCATAG
- the rpmI gene encoding 50S ribosomal protein L35, whose translation MPKMKTKSGAKKRFSFTATGKVKAGVAGKRHRLISHNAKYIRTNRGTKILSKGDENLVKWYMPYNR comes from the coding sequence ATGCCAAAGATGAAGACCAAGTCCGGCGCCAAGAAGCGGTTTAGCTTCACCGCCACGGGCAAGGTGAAGGCCGGCGTCGCCGGCAAGCGCCACCGCCTGATCAGCCACAACGCCAAGTACATTCGCACGAACCGCGGCACCAAGATTCTCTCCAAGGGTGATGAGAACCTGGTCAAGTGGTACATGCCGTACAACCGCTAA
- the rplT gene encoding 50S ribosomal protein L20, with product MARVKRGVTAHARHKKVLKAAEGYYGRRKSTIRIAKQAVEKAGQYAYRDRRVKKRNFRALWIQRINAAVRDHGLTYGRFIDGLSKADVAVDRKVLSDLAITQPEAFAALVVKAKAALAYLEGVDKTTHERVTA from the coding sequence ATGGCACGCGTTAAGAGAGGCGTAACCGCCCACGCTCGTCACAAGAAGGTCTTGAAGGCCGCCGAAGGCTATTACGGCCGTCGCAAGTCCACGATCCGCATCGCCAAGCAGGCCGTCGAAAAGGCTGGCCAGTACGCGTATCGCGACCGTCGCGTCAAAAAGCGCAACTTCCGCGCTCTATGGATTCAGCGCATCAATGCCGCTGTCCGGGACCACGGCCTGACCTATGGCCGATTTATCGACGGCCTCAGCAAGGCTGATGTTGCCGTTGACCGCAAGGTGCTGAGCGATCTCGCGATCACCCAGCCTGAAGCGTTCGCCGCGCTGGTCGTCAAGGCCAAGGCTGCGTTGGCTTACCTCGAAGGCGTCGACAAGACGACCCACGAGCGCGTCACCGCCTAA
- the pheS gene encoding phenylalanine--tRNA ligase subunit alpha translates to MSLDSQIDTLRAELSAAIANAADETALDAVRVSALGKKGSVSALLASLGSMAPEERKTAGPAINGLKVEISELVEAKSQALEAKALAARLEAETVDITLPLQQAPTARGRIHPISQTMDEITAIFSDMGFSIAEGPDIETDYFNFTALNFPEGHPAREMHDTFFMKPGADGAKKVLRTHTSPVQVRVMQRSNEKPAASYITPPMDPPIRVVIPGRTYRNDSDQTHTPMFHQVEGLVIDKSSHIGQLRWVLEEFLKAYFEVPDVTLRFRPSFFPFTEPSMEVDVQCDRSGSEVKIGEGQDWLEILGCGMVHPNVIRNAGLDPDVYQGFAWGMGIDRLAMLKYGMPDLRAFFDADKRWLDHYGFRPLDLPTLFGGLSS, encoded by the coding sequence ATGTCTCTCGATAGTCAGATCGATACCCTGCGCGCCGAGCTTTCGGCCGCGATAGCCAATGCCGCTGATGAAACAGCACTCGACGCCGTGCGCGTGTCTGCCCTGGGCAAGAAAGGCAGTGTCTCGGCACTGCTTGCAAGCCTTGGCAGCATGGCGCCCGAAGAGCGCAAGACCGCAGGCCCCGCCATCAACGGCCTCAAGGTCGAGATTTCGGAGCTGGTCGAAGCCAAGAGCCAGGCGCTCGAGGCCAAGGCGCTCGCGGCGAGGCTCGAAGCCGAGACGGTGGATATCACGCTGCCCCTGCAGCAGGCGCCGACCGCCCGGGGTCGCATCCACCCCATCAGCCAGACCATGGACGAGATCACCGCGATCTTCTCAGACATGGGCTTCTCGATCGCCGAAGGGCCCGATATCGAGACCGACTACTTCAACTTCACTGCGCTGAACTTCCCAGAGGGCCATCCAGCCCGGGAGATGCATGACACCTTCTTCATGAAACCTGGCGCCGACGGGGCCAAGAAGGTGCTGCGCACCCATACTTCCCCGGTGCAGGTGCGCGTCATGCAACGCAGCAATGAGAAGCCTGCGGCCAGCTACATCACACCGCCCATGGATCCCCCGATCCGGGTGGTCATTCCCGGCCGCACCTATCGCAATGACAGCGACCAGACGCACACTCCCATGTTCCACCAGGTAGAGGGGCTGGTGATCGACAAATCCAGCCATATCGGCCAGCTGCGCTGGGTGCTGGAAGAGTTCCTCAAAGCCTATTTCGAGGTGCCTGACGTCACCTTGCGTTTCCGGCCCAGCTTCTTTCCCTTCACCGAACCTTCCATGGAAGTGGACGTGCAGTGCGACCGCTCTGGTTCCGAGGTGAAGATCGGCGAGGGCCAGGATTGGCTCGAAATCCTGGGCTGCGGCATGGTGCACCCCAATGTCATTCGCAATGCCGGCCTCGACCCTGATGTCTATCAGGGCTTTGCCTGGGGCATGGGCATCGACCGCCTCGCCATGCTGAAATATGGCATGCCGGATTTGCGCGCCTTTTTTGACGCCGATAAGCGCTGGCTCGACCATTACGGTTTCCGCCCGCTCGACCTGCCGACGCTCTTCGGCGGACTTTCCAGCTGA
- the pheT gene encoding phenylalanine--tRNA ligase subunit beta yields MKFTLDWLKEHLDTTASAEEIGQALTMIGLELEGMEDQGKALSAFVTAHIVSAEQHPNADKLRVCKVDAGTGELIDVVCGAPNARTGLKSVFAFPGTYIPGKDMTIGKGNIRGQVSNGMLCSAAELEISNDHDGIIELPEDAPVGEKYVSYAGIIGVVFDISITPNRGDATGVYGIARDLAAFGLGTLKATDMSPVSSKGPSPIAPLPQQFGPDEPKTARKFGGRLIGNIQNGPSPDWLQQRLRAVGLRPINKVVDITNWVSLGWGRPLHAYDADKIEGQPVLRNARPGEALDGLDNKLHPLDETMTVIADDRGPLCLGGIMGGERSGCTDATVNVFMECASWDPELVAKTGRKTGIVSDARYRLERSVDPALTEPGLELATRLVLELCGGEPMEPVFSGEDVFPDTQIEFPITEVNRLTGLHVPSSEVIAILSRLGFACSGMGDTLTVKVPSWRPDVTQKADLVEEVMRMVGVDKVPVEPLPRLSHVAPRMLTTIQNRRRIARRTLAARGLDEAVTWSFISHAEAVQFGGGSEALQLANAIASDMTDMRPSLLPGLLAAAKRNANRGNADLALFEVGQVFLSDSPEGQHTYATGIRTGTAKTSGAGRHWSGKAEPVGVFDAKADLGALLDAMGYDIDKVQILAEPAPWSHPGRGGRVAQGPKTLAWFGELHPAWAAELDIEGPVAAFELDLDALPEPRRKPTKTKPALDFSALMPLSRDFAFVVDRSVQAATILRAARGADKNLIRDVSVFDVFEGSHVGEGKKSVAIEVTLQPKDKTLTEEEIEKVSGAIVAAVTKTTGGVLRA; encoded by the coding sequence ATGAAATTCACACTCGACTGGCTCAAGGAGCACCTCGACACCACTGCCTCGGCCGAGGAGATCGGCCAGGCGCTGACCATGATCGGGCTCGAGCTCGAAGGAATGGAAGATCAGGGCAAGGCCCTGTCCGCCTTCGTTACGGCTCACATCGTCTCGGCTGAGCAGCACCCCAATGCCGACAAGCTGCGGGTCTGCAAGGTGGACGCGGGCACTGGCGAACTGATCGACGTGGTCTGCGGCGCGCCCAACGCCCGTACCGGGCTCAAAAGCGTATTCGCCTTCCCCGGCACCTATATTCCGGGCAAGGACATGACCATCGGCAAGGGCAATATCCGTGGCCAGGTGTCCAACGGCATGCTCTGCTCGGCCGCCGAGCTCGAGATCTCCAATGACCATGACGGCATCATCGAGCTGCCCGAGGACGCGCCGGTCGGGGAGAAGTATGTAAGCTACGCCGGCATTATCGGTGTGGTCTTCGATATCTCCATCACCCCCAATCGCGGTGACGCAACGGGCGTCTATGGGATCGCGCGGGATCTTGCGGCCTTCGGCCTCGGCACGTTAAAGGCGACCGACATGTCGCCGGTCTCTTCCAAGGGACCCAGCCCCATTGCGCCGCTGCCGCAGCAGTTCGGCCCTGACGAGCCCAAGACCGCGCGCAAGTTCGGCGGCCGGCTGATTGGCAACATCCAGAATGGACCGTCTCCCGATTGGCTGCAGCAGCGTCTGCGGGCGGTAGGCCTGCGGCCCATCAACAAGGTCGTGGACATCACCAATTGGGTGTCGCTCGGCTGGGGCCGTCCCCTCCACGCCTATGATGCCGACAAGATTGAGGGCCAACCGGTGCTGCGCAATGCACGCCCGGGGGAAGCGCTCGATGGTCTCGACAACAAGCTCCACCCGCTCGACGAGACCATGACGGTCATTGCCGATGATCGTGGGCCGTTGTGCCTGGGCGGCATCATGGGTGGCGAGCGCTCCGGCTGCACCGACGCCACGGTCAACGTCTTCATGGAATGCGCCAGCTGGGACCCCGAGCTCGTGGCTAAGACCGGCCGCAAGACGGGCATCGTCTCGGACGCCCGCTATCGGCTCGAGCGCTCCGTCGACCCAGCATTGACCGAACCGGGTCTGGAACTGGCCACGCGGCTCGTCCTCGAACTTTGTGGCGGTGAGCCGATGGAGCCTGTCTTTTCAGGCGAGGATGTGTTCCCCGACACCCAGATCGAGTTTCCGATCACCGAGGTCAACCGTCTCACCGGGCTGCACGTGCCCTCCTCGGAAGTTATCGCCATTCTTTCACGTCTGGGCTTTGCGTGCAGCGGCATGGGCGATACGCTCACCGTCAAGGTGCCGAGCTGGCGCCCCGACGTGACGCAAAAGGCCGATCTCGTCGAGGAGGTCATGCGCATGGTGGGTGTCGACAAGGTTCCCGTGGAGCCCTTGCCGCGCCTCAGCCATGTAGCGCCTCGGATGTTGACCACGATCCAGAACCGCCGCCGCATCGCCCGCCGCACTCTGGCCGCGCGGGGGCTGGACGAAGCGGTCACCTGGTCCTTTATCTCGCATGCAGAAGCCGTTCAGTTTGGTGGCGGAAGTGAGGCATTGCAGCTCGCCAACGCCATTGCTTCGGACATGACGGACATGCGTCCCTCCTTGCTGCCCGGGCTTTTGGCTGCCGCCAAGCGCAATGCCAATCGCGGCAATGCCGACCTGGCGCTATTCGAAGTCGGCCAGGTTTTCCTCTCGGATTCTCCTGAAGGACAGCACACCTACGCCACTGGCATCCGCACCGGAACGGCTAAAACCTCCGGCGCCGGTCGGCACTGGTCGGGCAAGGCTGAGCCGGTCGGCGTCTTTGATGCCAAGGCCGACCTCGGGGCACTGCTGGATGCCATGGGCTACGATATCGACAAGGTGCAGATCCTTGCCGAACCGGCGCCCTGGAGCCACCCTGGCCGCGGTGGCCGCGTCGCGCAGGGGCCCAAAACTCTTGCCTGGTTTGGCGAATTGCATCCCGCCTGGGCGGCCGAACTGGACATCGAGGGGCCGGTTGCGGCGTTCGAGCTTGATCTCGACGCCCTGCCAGAACCACGGAGAAAACCAACGAAAACAAAGCCGGCGCTCGATTTTTCGGCGCTCATGCCGTTGAGCCGCGACTTCGCTTTCGTGGTGGATCGTTCGGTACAGGCCGCGACCATCCTCCGCGCGGCGCGGGGTGCCGACAAGAATTTGATCCGCGATGTCAGTGTCTTCGACGTGTTTGAAGGCAGCCATGTTGGGGAAGGCAAGAAGTCAGTGGCGATCGAGGTGACGTTGCAGCCCAAGGACAAAACGCTGACGGAGGAGGAGATCGAGAAGGTCTCGGGCGCCATTGTCGCGGCGGTCACCAAGACAACGGGCGGGGTGCTCCGCGCTTAA
- a CDS encoding nucleotidyltransferase family protein, with protein sequence MTDTSRFPDVMLLAAGLGTRLRPITETMPKPLVPVAGVPLIERVMANARAEGAKRFVANAFYHADQILAHFGGLLKVSREEELLDTGGGVKRALPMLHSDPFFVMNTDAFWPAGSDAPLQRTVEQFHRKSAAMVLLCVHPRDASGFARSHDFCLAPDGRVTRDYGAPVIYGGVALMGRVLFEDTPDGPFSLNLLFERCLEAETLYGVALDAPWYHVGDPGGLAEAERRLAQ encoded by the coding sequence ATGACGGACACCAGCCGATTCCCCGACGTGATGCTGCTTGCGGCAGGACTTGGTACGCGCCTGCGGCCGATTACCGAGACGATGCCCAAACCGCTAGTGCCCGTTGCGGGTGTGCCGCTGATCGAGCGGGTGATGGCAAATGCCCGCGCAGAGGGCGCCAAGCGCTTCGTTGCGAACGCCTTCTACCACGCCGATCAGATACTTGCTCACTTCGGCGGCTTGCTGAAAGTCAGCCGGGAAGAGGAACTGCTCGATACCGGCGGCGGGGTGAAGCGGGCGCTGCCAATGCTCCATTCCGACCCGTTCTTCGTCATGAATACCGACGCTTTCTGGCCCGCAGGAAGCGACGCGCCGCTACAGCGGACTGTTGAACAGTTTCACCGCAAAAGCGCAGCAATGGTGCTGCTTTGCGTGCATCCGCGCGACGCTTCCGGATTCGCCCGGAGCCATGATTTCTGCTTGGCACCCGATGGGCGAGTGACGCGGGACTATGGGGCGCCGGTGATTTATGGCGGCGTGGCGCTGATGGGCCGGGTGCTGTTCGAGGACACGCCCGACGGACCGTTCTCGCTCAACCTTCTGTTCGAGCGGTGCCTCGAGGCAGAGACCCTCTATGGCGTTGCGCTCGATGCGCCATGGTATCACGTCGGAGACCCAGGGGGATTGGCCGAGGCCGAACGGCGGCTTGCGCAATGA